The window TAAATTCGATATATTGGCTCTCCATCAGCTGTTTGGCCTTGAGCCGCGACTCCAGATCCACATATTCTTCCGACACATCCTGGCCTTCAATATTCCGCTGAATTCCCTCATTTTTGATCTTCTCCAAATTATTCAGAAAAGGGGAAAAGCCGGACGCAGGAACCTTCATAATAAAGGTCCCGCCTTTTTCATATTCAGACATGCTCTCCGTAAATCCAATGATATATCCGCCGGACAGCGTGATCATATTGCGTACTTCAGACTGTGCGGCAGCATAATCTTCGACCTCTATCGTGAGGTTTGCTTTATACATCAGCTTCTTGTTCAGCCCCGCTACGACATCGGTACCAGTCAAACCCGCCGCTGCTTCTGCCGCCTTATCTGAATCAGAACCCTTTACCGCCATGCCTTTAGTTCCGGCGGCAGCATTGCCATCAGCATCAGCAGAGCTTGCGGATTTATCCGCACCGACTGATCCCGCTTCAACTTCAACGGCAGCAGGTGCTGCTTCCTCTGCAGGAGCATTCGCTGCTCCTTGATCTGACTTCATGTTGGTTGTGCTGGCTGAATTAGCCGCCGAATTCTCATTACTGGAACCGCAGCCAGCCAGTACAACCGCCAAAACTAATAATCCCGCCAAGTAATGCAGACCCCATTTTCGCATTCTCATTCCTCCAAAAGTGTAGTGGATTCCCGCTTCTTTTGTAAAAAATAGTTCGGCAGATACCCTTTGTATATTTTTGTAATAATCCGCCTAACTCTTTGACGCTCCAGATACTGGAAGGTTGCATTAAAACTATGGATCCGAATCCTTTTTTGAACCTTTTTTTCCAAAATTAACAATCCGCACAAAAAAAACAGGAACATTCAGCGGCTGAACGTTCCTGTTTGCGAATCCACTCTATATTTGCTACAATTACAATGTCTGAAAAGGCAAGGAAATCCAAATACCCTTTATTCAGAAGAACAAGGGTAAGGTTCTGTTCGGACAAGCTCCACCTTGCTGAACAGAGCAGCACTATTTGCACTGAGCATATTACCAATCTACTATAAGGGGAGGTGACCCTCATGGCAAAAGACGTACTGTGTGCAGTGAACTCTTGCACCTATTGGGCTGAAGAGAACAAATGTAACGCTGAATCCATCTTTGTAGCTTATCACAGCTCCAAGGAGCCTACACAATCTGAAGAAACAGATTGCAAAACATTCGAAAGTAAATAAGTTAGACTTAGAAGGGACCCTCCACGGTTCCTTCTTTTCTGTTTCTCATTCTATCAAGAATGAGAATTATTATCAAGTGTTTACATGAAAAAAATCTGTTACTAACACTGCAACCTCCGGACGGGTGCTAAATTGCATGACTTGATATAAAAACGTACAATTAAAATGCGTTATCAAGAAGACACAAATCGGAGGGTAAATGATGATCAGACAAATCGGACAGGTAATGCTGTATGTAAATGATCAGGACCAGGCTTTACGCTTTTGGACGGAAAAGGTCGGCTTCACTAAAGTTTCGGAAGCGGACAACGGGCAGGGAATGCGATGGATTGAAATTGCACCCGTGCAAGGAGCATCAACGACGTTTGTGCTTCACAACAAGCAGCTAATCGCCCAAATGCAGCCGGAGCTTAATCTAGGCACTCCCTCCATTCTCCTCTACTCTGATGATCTTGATGGCTTGTATCAGGATTTTCAGAAGAAAGGCATTACGGTTGGAGATCTAGTGAATATGCCTGGCGGCCGGGTATTCAACTTCGCCGATGATGAGAATAACTACTTTGCAGTTATGGAAAAGTAATACCTTAATGTAGATGATAACGTCACTGCAGGAATGTAGTGGCGTTTTATATTGTTTGTTAGCAGAAAAACCGGCCGGGGGGAGTAATCCCCCCGGCTGGCCTGCCCGGTCATACTCTGACTTCCTTCCTAATGATCGCTGCCGCCTGTACCATGTTGCGCAGGGCAGCTCCCGTCTCCTCCCATCCTCTTGTCTTCAGCCCGCAGTCCGGATTGATCCAGAACTGCTCGGCATCCAGCACGCGCAAAGCCCGTTCAATACTCACGGTCATTTCCGTCACGTCCGGCACACGCGGGCTATGAATATCATAGACGCCAAGTCCAATCCCTTTATCATATTCCTGCTCTTCAAAGCTCACGATCAGCTCCCCGTGGCTGCGTGAGGTTTCAATAGAGATGACATCCGCGTCCATCGCTGAGATCGATCCGATCATGTCATTGAAGTCGCTGTAGCACATATGGGTATGAATTTGTGTTGTAGCCTTCACCGGGTTCGTAGCAATCCGGAACGATCTGACGGCCCAGTTCAAATAGTGCTCATGGTCTTCCGCCTTCAGCGGCAGCCCCTCACGGATGGCCGGCTCATCCACCTGGATCATTTCGATTCCGGCCTGCTCCAGTGCCTGAACCTCTTGGCGGAGGGCGAGCGCAATCTGTTTCGCTACCTCTTCGCGGCTCAGGTCATCCCGCACGAAGGACCAGTTGAGAATGGTCACCGGCCCGGTCAGCATCCCTTTCACCGGCAGCGTCGTCAAGGACTGGGCATAGACACTTTCCTTGACCGTCATCGGTTCGATGAAGGCGACATCGGCATATATGACCGGCGGCTTCACGCAGCGAGAGCCGTAGGACTGTACCCAGCCGCCTTTGGTAAAGAGGTATCCGTTCAGCTTCTCGCCGAAGAACTCCACCATATCCGTCCGCTCGAACTCCCCGTGCACCAGCACGTCCAGTCCGAGCTCCTCCTGAAAGGCAATCGCACTCTCAATCTGTTCGCGGACAAAGCCGTCGTACCGCTCCTGATTCCACACGCCTTTGCGCCATTTGAGCCGGGCCTGGCGTACCTCAGCGGTCTGCGGGAAGCTTCCGATGGTCGTCGTCGGCAGCAGCGGCAGCTGCCACTTCTCGCGCTGCACCTTCAGCCGCTCTGCATACGGCAGGCTGCGTCTGTCCGGAAGCTGCTCCAGCTCGCGGACCTGCTCCGCTACATCCCGGCGCCCGCGCTCAGGCAGCGCCCGGAAGCGGGCCAACGCTTCACGGCTTTCTGCCAGCGCTGCAGCATAGGTGTCTTGCTCACCCCCGGCTGCGGCTGCGATCAGACTCAGCTCGGCCAGCTTTTCATCCGCGAAGGCAATGGCATTCTTCACTGTGCTCTTCAACCGGTCTTCGCCCTGTACTGATACAGGCACATGCAGCAGGCTGCAGGAAGGCTGCAGAATCAGCCGGCTGGCCGGCACATGGGTGCTCAGCTCACGGACCAGCTCCAGCTTGGCATCGGCATCACTGCGCCAGATGTTGCGCCCGTCAATAATGCCGGCGAAGAGCCATTTATCCTCCGGCCAGCCCAGCCGCCGGACCGACTCCAGATTGGCACCGCTATCATGGACGAAGTCAAGCCCGATACCTTGTACAGGTAGCTGCAGCAGGACTTCCAGCGGCTCTGCGGCTTCGAAATAAGTCTGGAGCAGCAGCTTAAGCCCCGGTACCTCTGCGGCGATTCTGCTGTAGATTGACTCCAGCAGCGCGATCTCTTCAGTAGTCAGCCCTGTTACAACTGCAGGCTCATCGATTTGTACCCAGGCTACACCCTCCTGCTGCAATTCCTTCAACAGCTGCACATAGACAGGCAGGAACCGATCGGCAACCTGACGGATATCCGCCGCCGGGAACCCTTTGGATAGTTTAAGGAAGGTATAGAGTCCGGTAATAACAGGTTTGCCCTCAATGCCCGCCTTCTCCTTGGCGAACCGGTATGCGGCAAGCGGCTTGTTGGCTGTCAGGCGCGGGGTCTGGTTGCCAATCTCAGGTACGATATAGTGGTAATTTGTATTAAACCACTTGGTCATTTCGCAGGCGGTTGCTTCGGTGTTGCCTCGCGCCATGGCGAAATAAAGATCGAGGGAGACCTCGCCTCCGTCATAACCATAACGCGGCGGGATAATGCCGAACATGGCGGCCGTATCAAGCACATGATCATAGAATGTGAAATCATTGACCGGGATTAAAGTGATGCCTGCCTCCTGCTGGGTTTTGAGATGCTGAAGCTGAAGTCCGGCCATTTCTGTGCGGAAAACCTCCTCATTGATTTTACCGCCCCAAAACGCCTCAAGCAGCTTCTTCCATTCCCGGTTTCTGCCGATTCTCGGATACCCGAGACTGCTTGTTGTAATCTTGTCAGCCATTTTAAATCCCTCCTATTTAGAATAGACCACATGAATATCGTTGTTATACGCTGCACAGGAACATCAGGGTAAGTACCATGTATCTCTGACACTGACACTGACACTGACTCTGACTCTGGCTCTGGCATTGGCTCGAGCTCTGCTGCTGCCCGCTTTCCTAATCTGATGCCATCATACTGAATCGCAAGGGGCTGCCGCAACAGATTCCTGGCTTTCCAGCTATACACATTCCCTATAGCTGATGCCGCCAGGAACTTCTAAGCACTGCTGATGCCGCATAAGCCCATGCACTTTCTCCACACGATTTCCACTCCAAAAGACCGGAAACAACGGAGAGGACGCACAAAAACGGCAATACCTTCCCTTAACCGGGTGGCATTGCCGTTCCAATGAACGGGCTATAAATTAGGTTTATGGGTAACGCTCTGTCCGCTGCTTAGAACCAGATCAGATAGACCACTAAGGCCAGCAGAATCCGGTAAATCGCGAACGGCAGCAGCTTGATCCGGTTAATCAGCTTCAGGAAGAAGCGCATCGAGATCAGTGCGAACAGAAAGGCGCTAATAAAGCCGAATATAAAAAACGGCAGCGCATCCAGCGTGAAATACTGCCAGTTCTTGATCAGTGAAATCAGACTCGCACCGGCCATGATCGGTACCGCCATAATAAAGGTGAAATCCGCCGCGGCCCGGTGGCTCATCCCCAGCAGCACGCCTCCAGATATCGTCGAGCCGGAGCGTGAGAAGCCCGGCCAGAGGGAAATGCACTGGATCAAACCGACTGATATCGCCTGCCGGTATGTAATTTGATCGACACTTTCTGTTTTGACCTTCTTAGGGGCAAAACGGTCGGCGCAGATCATGAACACCGCCCCGACTACCAGCCCGATCAGTACCGTCGAGGTCGAGAACAGGTGTTCATCAATATAATCCTCGAACAGAAAGCCGAAGATCCCCGCCGGAATAAGTCCCACAATGACCTGCGCCAGCTTCAGCCGGCCTTCCGTCTCCACCTGCGGCACGCCTTCCGGTACAGCCGTCATCTCCTTGCGGCTGAACCGCTTGAGGCCCAGCAGATCAATAAACCGGTTGCGGAAGATAATGACCACCGCCAGAATTGATCCCAGCTGGATTACAACCTTGAACGTGTTCGCTGTGTATTTTCCCAGAAACTCCTGCGATTTCAGCCACATATCATCAACGATGATCATATGGCCTGTGGAGGAAACCGGAGCAAACTCGGTCAAACCTTCTACAATACCCAGAATAATAGCTTTAATAATGGTTAGCAGCTCCATGTTTATCCCTCCTTATGTTTAAGCTTTTCCACGCGCTTTGCCCGCTGTCTGGCGTCTGCGGAAATACAGCAGTCCCAGTACAAGAACCCCGGCAACAAGCACGGCGTATACGATGTTCGAATATGTGTCCATATATACTGCAATATCCTCCCATGATTCTCCCAGGGCCGCACCCAGCGAGATGAGCAGCAGGTTCCAGGCCAGTGTGCCGATGGTGGTGAACAGCAGGAAGTGGCCGAATTTCATCCCGGACATCCCGGCCGGAATCGAAATCAGACTGCGCACCAGCGGAATCATCCGGCAGAACAGCACGGTCCAGTAGCCGTATTTATCAAACCAGGCATCGGCCCGGCGGATATCCTTGGCGCTGATCCGGATCCATCCGCCCCAGCGTTCGACGATCCGCTCCAGTCTGCTTACATCCAGCATCCGGCCGATCCAGTACAGCACGACTGCACCAAGAAGTGATCCGGCAGTAGCCGCAATCAGCACACCGGTAATGGTCATACCGGAGGTGGTGGTCATGAACCCGCCGAACGGGAGGATGATCTCTGAAGGAATCGGCGGAAAAATATTTTCCAGAGCCAGCATCAGCAGAATGCCGGCGTAGCCGAACTGCTCCATAAAGTCAGTAATCCATGTTTTCATTAGCAGGTCCCCGCTTTCAGAACAGATTTTTTTTGAGATTGCGCAGATAACGGCCGCGGATCAGGATGAAATACAGCCCCTGCGCTGCCAGGTAACCGGCCAGCACCGCCCCTGTTTCAGCAGCGATAGACAGATAGAAGAGCCGCTGCAGGGCAATAAAAGCAAACAAACTGTGCATCATGGCTATCCCTACCGGCACGAAGAACATCAGCGCAAGCTGCAGGGTTAAGGAACGGTCCAGCTCCTGATCGGTCAGCCCCATTTTGGACAAAGTGGAATACTGCAGCCGGTCATGGTCAAGATCCGTATATAGCCGGAAATAAAGGAAGCTGCCTGCGGCGATAAAAAACACGGTACCGACCAAGAGCGAAGCGAACAGCATTGTGCTGTACAGCGTCTTCTGAATTTCAAACAGCGTCCCGCTGACCACAACCGCATACGGGGAGTAGCTTTCATAGGCTACTTTGCCTTTATCAGCGAGTGTCCTTGCAATACCGGCAGTTTGCGGGAAATCATCAACGTAGAAGCCCGTATAATAGTCAATCTGTGCCGGAACAATGGAGTGGAACAGACTGTCACTGACTACAACTCCGCTGAAATCCCCGCCGTCCCGCCCGTCCAGCTCAGGCAACAGATATTCGGCAATCGGGACATGCTCCGTATAGCCGGTCTCCACAATCTCTGTACCCTGTTCCAGGGTGTACACTACTTTGATCCGGCCCTTGGTTAAGCTGCGGTCCCGCTGGGAGCCGATCATCACCAGTCCTTCATTCCCTTGAAGCGGCTGCTCATGGGAGATAAATCCGGCCTGCTGCAGAGCCAGCTTATAATCGCTGTATGCCATCAGCGGCAGCTGACGGGTCCGGTCCGGCCCGGTCTGGGACCTTACTTCCGCGTATTTTACCGGTATTGATAGCGTTTCATAAGGCAGGCCCAGACGCTCCAGCTCATCCCGGATGCCCCGTAGATCTCCTTCTGCGTTGTAGCCGGCCTGACTTCCTTTGGCCACATAACCTACAGCCGCAGGATAATCCAGCTTCAGCTCTCTAGACAAGGTATGAATGGATGCAAATACACCTACAGAAGTGAAAGAGACTGCCGAAACAATGGTCACCATAAAAAACATCCGCCCGTTGTCCTTCCAGCGGTGAGACAAGCCTGAGAGCATAATCATATGGGTCTTATGCCAATAGAAGCGGCGCATCCCCCGCAGGAGCTTAACGATGTAGAGACTCAGCTGTGTATAGAACAGATAGGTCCCGGCAACCGTAATGGCCACCACCGGGAACATGACCATCTCTACGGAAGCTGCTGTTGCCGAAGCTGCCAGACCATAACCGCCCAACAGCAGCAGCGCAGAGACAACAGCCAGCAAAGGAGACACCCGCGGCTCCCTCTCCGCTCTGCGTCCGCTCTGGAACAACCCGCGCGGAGATTCCCGGCCGATAAAGGCAAAGGTGCACAGGGAGATCAGCACGAACAGGAGGGCGAAGCTGCTGACCGTTAACAGGGGTGCCTGCCAGGAGAAGTAAAATTCCAGCGGCGCGATCCCGAGAAATTCCGCTCCAATCATCAGAAACAGCTTGCCGAGCAGCAGGCCAAGCACAGTGCCGGTCAGAATTGCAGAGCTGCCGATCAGCATGTTTTCCAGAAACACCATCGTGTTCAGCTGTCCCTTGGTCATCCCGTGCATCAGCAGAATGCTGAATTCCAGCTTGCGCGACTGCAGAAAAGAGCCTACGGACACCAGCATGAACAGCGAGGAGAACACAAAGATTATCCCTTCCGCCACCATCATCGTATTAGCCGCCGTGCTCAGAATCGTATCCCTGGCGATGGCCGGATGAAAAATAAACAGTGCACAGAGAAAGAAAACCATTACGGAAAAAGCGCTGCTGACAAAATAAGCGGCATATTTGCGTTTATTCCTTGCGACATTCCTATAAGCGAACTGGCGAAAGGTCATGAGCCGCTCCCCCCAGCAGCGACAGCATGTCGATGATGTTCTGGAAAAAAGCCGCCCTGCTGCTGCCGCGGTACATCTCGCTGTAGAAACGTCCGTCTTTAATAAAAATCACCCGGTGGCAAAAGCTCGCTGCCACCGCATCATGTGTAACCATCAGTACCGTGGCGCCTTCTGCCTCATTCACCTCGGCCAGCAGGTTCATGACTTCGCCTGCTGCCTTGGAGTCCAGGCTGCCTGTCGGCTCATCCGCCAGAATCAGCGACGGGCGGTGAATCATCGCCCGGGCAATCGCTACCCGTTGCATCTGGCCGCCGGAAAGCTCATAGGTCCGCTTGGATAATAGTGGCGTGATGTCCAGTCTCAGCGCTGCTTCCTTCAGTCTGCTCTCCATCTCCGCTACGGAGACGCCGGCAAGCGTCAGCGGAAGCACGATGTTCTCCTCCACAGTGAGCGTATCAAGCAAATTATACTGCTGGAAGACGAACCCCAGCTCCTTGCGGCGGAACAGCGCCTTATCCTTGCGCCCCAGCCTGTTTGGGTCCCGTCCGCCGATCATGACTTCACCCGAGGTAGGCTCATCTATCGTTGCAATGACGTTCAGCAGGGTAGTTTTGCCGCTGCCCGAAGGTCCCATAATACCGACAAACTCCCCTTTCTCCACAGCAAAGCGGATATGGTTAAGCGCATGGATGGACACCTTGCCCTCATATATTTTGGATAGATTATGAACGTCTAACAGGGGCAAGTGCGTCCGCTCCTTCTGTGATTTGGATTGTCTTCATTATACAAACTGTAAACTTTAGCTGCTATTTCTGAAACTTACAGTCACCTTACATAATTGTAAGCAAGACAGGGTTGACAGCGAATATAGGAAAGATTATATTTATATGCATGAGCATGCATTTATTATTTCGCTTGACCTGTTTACATAAAAGCATGCCAAATTCAGAACCCTGCCAAGGAGAGATAAAAAATGAACGATCTGTTCACACCTTATGAGCTAAAGGATTTAAAGCTGAAAAACCGTGTGGTTATGCCTCCTATGTGCCAATATTCAGTTACGGCTAAGGACGGGATTGCTACGGATTGGCATTATAACCACTACGTAAGCCGGGCCGTCGGCGGAACCGGACTGATCATCATAGAAATGACCGACGTAGATCCGGATGGCCGGATTACAGATTATGATCTGGGCATCTGGTCGGATGAGCATATTGCCGGCTTGGCGAGAATTGTAGACGCCTGCCATGCCTATGGCGCTAAAGTGGGGATTCAAATTGCCCATGCCGGACGCAAAGCCGAAGACGCAGCGGTGCCTGTGTCCTCCTCCCCGATCCCGTTCGATGATAAATCCAAAACACCGCGTGAACTGACAACGGCGGAAGTGAAAGAAATGGTGAACAAATTCCAGGCAGGTGTAAGACGGGCAGTTCAGGCCGGTTTCGATGTCATTGAACTGCACGGCGCCCACGGCTATCTGATCCACCAGTTCCACTCGCCGCTGACAAACCGCAGAACCGATGAATACGGCCAGGACCTTACTTTGTTCGGAAAAGAAGTCATCGCTGCCGCCAAACGTGAAATGCCGGAAGGTATGCCGCTCATTATGCGCATCTCGGCACAGGAATATGTTGAAGGCGGCTACGGCATCAAGGAGAGTCTTGCTATTGGCGCAGCCTATAAGGAAGCGGGAGCGGATATTTTCCATATCAGCGCCGGCGGTGAAGGAGCGATTGCTGCTGCAGGCAGACCGGGTACACATGCAGCCTATCAGGTTCCGCTTGCACGGGCCTTCAAGCAGGAGCTGGCAGTTCCGGTAATTGCTGTAGGCCGGCTGGATGAAGCAGCGCTCGCCAACGCGGTTATCGGCAATGAGGATGCTGATCTTATAGCTGTGGGCCGGGGGATGCTGAGAAATCCTTACTGGACGCTGGAGGCCGGCGTACAGCTAGGCAAAGAAGCCGGTGTTCCAAAGCAGTATACATTTGGGTTCCCGAGAGTCCACAACTAAGCCGGGAGCTAAACTGTTCTAGTCTGCAGAGCACACGGCGTTCAGTCAGTCGGGCTTCTTTTCTCGCAACCTGCGGGGTGATGATGGTATAATGGATACTACTAAATTTCATGTGCCGGCATACACCGGGAGAGGATTTTGCAGATGAAGAATAACCTGGAGGATGAGCTGATTACCAGCTGGTTGTCTCTGACTCATATACAGATGAATGTGGCGAATGAACTTGAAGCGAGGCTGCAGGAGAATTATCAGCTGTCCCTGAAGGAATTCTACCTGCTGCTCTTTCTCTCCGAGGCTCCGGAGAAGAAGCTGAAGCTCCAGCAGCTGGAGGCGATGGTCGGGCTTAGCCAGAGCGCCGTTTCCCGGCTGGTCAGCCGCTTTGAAGCCAAGGGCTGCGGAGCGCTGGAGCGGAAATCCTGCGACGCTGACCGCAGAAGTATCTATACTTCGCTGACTGCCTACGGGCAGAGCAAGGTAGACCGCGCGCGGGTAACCGTGAACGAGGTGCTGGCTGAGGCCTTCCCCCAGAGTGAAACCGCGCAGCTTCTGGAGCAGCTTGCCCGCCCGAAACAGCAATGATCTGCTGCTGACCTGGCAGGATACAAACAAGAACCCGCTGTCCGATTTCTGGGATGGCGGGTTTTCTTGTTATATTTGTTTATCCAGCATATTTGCTAAATTATCGATTTCACTTGTATAAAAATCAACTGTTTTACCCTCTGTGATGTTCCAGTCGCTTTCCAGCAGAGCGATTATTTCATGGAGCTTTTCAATAGACTCCTCATAGTTCCCTTGAATGTTGTAAATATGGGATATGGCTATAAAGGAATCAGCATATTTAGGACTTGGCTGCAGTTCATGCCCCTTGGAGTAATACTCAATCGCTTCGTCGTATCTGCATAACTTGGCCATACAGTCTCCTTTGGCGGACCATGCCATCCATTCATCAGGATACAATCCGGTCATATGATCCCAAAGCTCTAATGCCTGAGTAAGATTTCCCTCTTCCTTGCAGATCAGTCCCCCGTATAATGGATATAAATAACCTGGACGGATTTGGTTCAAGCTCTTCAGAACTTCTCTTGCTTCTGCACATCTGCCGTCAGCAATCAAGTAGTTCATCAGCCATACATAACCACGCCAGTATTCCGGATGCTGCGGCACAAAATTTTTATAATACTTGATCAGCTTATGGTGGTTTGAAAAGTTCCAGTCAAAAATGACCCCATTCTCCGCATCCCTCAAAGCGTTATGATTGCTTTTGTTATCTGGAGCAAGCATCAGCGCTTCCTTGGCATAACGGGAAGCCAGCTCCCGATGCTCATCGGCTTGATGAATATGCAGCTGGGCCAGCAAGTTGAAGCTTTGGGACTTTTTAGAGTCATCATTGAGTTTTTCTATAAGAAATTGTTCAGCATATTTAAAATCATCTTCAGCTATAAAATGTTCATTGCCGATCATATTTCCGATACGCTCCAGATGAGTGTCATCCGTTAAGGCAAACAGCTCATCAATTGTAACTCCCAGAATCACCGGTAATTCAGGGAGAAGCTGAATATCAGGCATCGTTACATTGTTTTCCCACTTGGATACAGCTTGGGAGGACATATTCAGCTTTGCTGCAAGAACTTCCTGGGTCATTCCCTTCTGTAAGCGAAGTGTTTTAATTTTTTTGCCTATCTCAATATTCATTTAGATAACCTCCAGCACCTTATTAGTTCGACTAGTCAACTGAAGTATAAGCTTTTGGTAAATTATCCTCTATGACCGCTTAGTTAATAGAATCCGCTTATCAGTTACATTCCTTATGTACATGACAAGAACACACATTACCGTCACGGCATACATCAGTAATAAACGAACCGTGAGGTGTGTGTATGCTGTTTACGCTGATGCAGCTGATTGGCGGTATTATTCTTTCTATAGGATGGATTCCGCAAATTGTTCAGATCTTAAAGACGAAGTCTGTCTCTGATTTAAGCTTGAGAGCCTATCTGCTGATGCTGCTGGGTATCG of the Paenibacillus pedocola genome contains:
- a CDS encoding helix-turn-helix domain-containing protein, which codes for MNIEIGKKIKTLRLQKGMTQEVLAAKLNMSSQAVSKWENNVTMPDIQLLPELPVILGVTIDELFALTDDTHLERIGNMIGNEHFIAEDDFKYAEQFLIEKLNDDSKKSQSFNLLAQLHIHQADEHRELASRYAKEALMLAPDNKSNHNALRDAENGVIFDWNFSNHHKLIKYYKNFVPQHPEYWRGYVWLMNYLIADGRCAEAREVLKSLNQIRPGYLYPLYGGLICKEEGNLTQALELWDHMTGLYPDEWMAWSAKGDCMAKLCRYDEAIEYYSKGHELQPSPKYADSFIAISHIYNIQGNYEESIEKLHEIIALLESDWNITEGKTVDFYTSEIDNLANMLDKQI